The genomic interval CATTCGGATCGTCCGTCCGGTATCCGGCGTTGACGTTGGCCTGATCGATCACATAACAGCCCACGCGGTCGCACAGGCCGTAGAACCAAGCCGGCTGCGGATAGCTGACGCAAACCGTGTTGAATCCTCCTTTCTTCAGCGCCCTCAGTTCCCGCTCGGTCGCAGCGGCGTCCGGGGCCGCATCGTAGTCGGCCGCCGCCAGCGACGCCCTGCTGCCGTTGATCCACAGCTCCCCGTCGCGCAGCTCCACATCCTTGAACCCGAACCGCAACGGGATATACTCGATGATACGCCCGTCGCGGCGCGTATAGAGCATCAGTTCGTACAGCGTCGGAGCGTCGGGCGTCCAGGCCGATTTCATCACATGGTAGAGAAGTTCGTGACAACGGATCGTGTCGGTGCTCTCGCCGGGAATCTCCCGCTCGACGAGGTTGTACGTCAGCAGCTTGCCGGCCGGCGAATAAATGTCGTAACCGAGCGTGACTTTCTCGGCGCTGCGGTAAGAGTTCGACATCACCACGGCGAAGTCGACATTGCCGTGCACCCGAGCCGAATCGGGACTCGTCTCGACGACGAAATCCTCGATCCGCAACTTCGGCTGAGAGTAAAGGTAAATCTTGCCGAGCGTGCCGGCGGCCGTCTGCGGAATCAGCGTTTCCATCCAGTTGCCCGCCGAGAAGCCGTACACCTCGATAGCAATCGTATTCACGCCGTCTGTCACGGCCGGGGAAATCGGAAATTCGGCGGGTGTACGGGTGTCGTTCGCGTAGCCGATCCGCCGTCCGTTCACATAGAGCGAATAGCCCCCTCCCACCCCCTCGACATGCAGGAACAGGTCGCGGTCGAGCCACAGGTAAGGAATCTCGATCTGGGCGCGGTACTGCACCAGCGGAATCTCGGCAGGCAGTTGTGGCGGCACGAGCCCTTCGAGCGGCGAGGCTCCCGCCACGGGAGCCGTGTTCGGCAACTCGGTCTGCTGCCACAGGGCGGCCGAGAAAGAGGGCAGATAGAAGTCGCGCTCTCCTCCCGAGGCCATCGTCGAATGGCGCACCCGCCACTTGCCCTCGAGGGACACGTAATGGGGGGACCGGGAGGGATCGCCGGTCTCGGCCTGCTCGCGGGTCGAATAGCTGACGAATTCGGGCCGGGAGTCGGCCTTGCCCTCCGAGGCGACCGACGGATCGGTCCAAAAGCCTTCGGGCGCATTCTGGGCACCGAGCGCACCGAACCCCAGCAGGCTCAGCACGGACAGGCAAACGGTTCTTTTCATGGTATAGCGAATCGGAATCCTTGCGTTTCTGTTTTTCTATTTATGCTCTCCGCAGTCCGCCGCTCCCGAGACGTAAAGCACGACAACGGCAATGCCGCAAGCCCCGGGAGCGGGCGCTACTTCTGGCGGAAGAAAATCTGAATCGGCACTCCCTTGAAGTCCCACCGCTCGCGGATCTTGTTCTCCAAAAAGCGACGGTATCCCTCCTTGATATACTGCGGCAAATTGACGAAGAACGCGAAAGCCGGAGTCGGGGAAGCCAGTTGAGTGACATACTTGATGCGGATGTACTTGCCCTTGGTCGACGGCGGAGGCGTCTGCTCGATGATCGGCAGCAGATACTCGTTCAGCGCCGAAGTCGGAATCCGGCGGATGCGGGCGTAATAGACGTTCATGGCCGTCTGCAGCACGTCCAGGATACGCTGCTTGTTCAGCACCGACGTGAAGACGATCGGCACGTCGTCGAACGGAGCGATGCGGCGACGGATGCTCTCGGCATACTCCTTCATCGTGTTGCTGCCCTTTTCGACCAAGTCCCACTTGTTGATGACGATCACGCAACCTTTCTTGTTCCGCTCGATCAGGCGGAAGATGTTCATGTCCTGAGCCTCCACTCCGGCCGACGCGTCGATCATCAGGATGCAGACGTCGGACGACTCGATCGAACGGATCGAGCGCAGCACGGAATAGAACTCCAGATCGTCGGTCACTTTGGTTTTCTTGCGCAAGCCGGCCGTGTCGATCAGATAGAAGTCCATGCCGAACTTGTTGTAGCGCGTCAGGATCGAGTCGCGCGTCGTCCCGGCGATCGGCGTCACGATGTTGCGCTCGCGGTCCAGCAAAGCGTTCGTCAGCGAGGACTTGCCGACGTTCGGACGGCCTACGATCGCGAACTTGGGCAGATCGTCCGTCTGCTCGGCCTCCGTGTCGGGCGGCAGCGCGGCTACGACGGCATCCATCAGATCCCCCGTCCCGCTGCCGCTGATCGACGAAATGCAGTAGGGATCGCCCAGACCGAGCGCATAGAACTCGTGCGAGCCGTACACCAGGTTATTGTTGTCCACCTTGTTGACGACGAGAATCACTTTCTTCGACGTACGGCGCAGCAGATCGGCCACCGCCATGTCCAGATCGGTGATCCCGGTCGACACTTCGACCAAAAACAGAATCACGTCGGCCTCCTCGACGGCCAGCACCACCTGCTTGCGGATTTCCTCCTCGAAAATATCCTCTCCGCCCAGCGCGTATCCGCCCGTATCGATCACCGAAAACTCGCGGCCGTTCCAGTCGGTCTTGCCGTAATGGCGGTCGCGCGTCGTACCGGCCGTATCGTTCACGATCGCCTTGCGCATGCCGACCAAGCGGTTGAACAGCGTGCTCTTGCCGACGTTCGGACGGCCCACGATAGCTACTATACTCATCTTCTATTGACTTCAGATTGACCCCTGCGGTTCCCCG from Alistipes ihumii AP11 carries:
- a CDS encoding glycoside hydrolase family 2; this translates as MKRTVCLSVLSLLGFGALGAQNAPEGFWTDPSVASEGKADSRPEFVSYSTREQAETGDPSRSPHYVSLEGKWRVRHSTMASGGERDFYLPSFSAALWQQTELPNTAPVAGASPLEGLVPPQLPAEIPLVQYRAQIEIPYLWLDRDLFLHVEGVGGGYSLYVNGRRIGYANDTRTPAEFPISPAVTDGVNTIAIEVYGFSAGNWMETLIPQTAAGTLGKIYLYSQPKLRIEDFVVETSPDSARVHGNVDFAVVMSNSYRSAEKVTLGYDIYSPAGKLLTYNLVEREIPGESTDTIRCHELLYHVMKSAWTPDAPTLYELMLYTRRDGRIIEYIPLRFGFKDVELRDGELWINGSRASLAAADYDAAPDAAATERELRALKKGGFNTVCVSYPQPAWFYGLCDRVGCYVIDQANVNAGYRTDDPNVGGSVANAPDFLPQFIDRVSAMQGRSKNHTSVVALSLGGRCGNGYNLYKAYQWLKAADSLHLVTYRDAQGQWNSDFDFPATRDGRTYLNSAAAQKQPAAKPKGKASAHRR
- the der gene encoding ribosome biogenesis GTPase Der, with amino-acid sequence MSIVAIVGRPNVGKSTLFNRLVGMRKAIVNDTAGTTRDRHYGKTDWNGREFSVIDTGGYALGGEDIFEEEIRKQVVLAVEEADVILFLVEVSTGITDLDMAVADLLRRTSKKVILVVNKVDNNNLVYGSHEFYALGLGDPYCISSISGSGTGDLMDAVVAALPPDTEAEQTDDLPKFAIVGRPNVGKSSLTNALLDRERNIVTPIAGTTRDSILTRYNKFGMDFYLIDTAGLRKKTKVTDDLEFYSVLRSIRSIESSDVCILMIDASAGVEAQDMNIFRLIERNKKGCVIVINKWDLVEKGSNTMKEYAESIRRRIAPFDDVPIVFTSVLNKQRILDVLQTAMNVYYARIRRIPTSALNEYLLPIIEQTPPPSTKGKYIRIKYVTQLASPTPAFAFFVNLPQYIKEGYRRFLENKIRERWDFKGVPIQIFFRQK